In the Ignavibacteriales bacterium genome, CGAAACTCCTTTATCATCACATGAACTTGCTCTTGGTTACGATGATGTGCAAGATCCGAACGTTTTTGTAAAATTTAAATTGCAGAATGAAGATGCATCAATTCTTGTTTGGACAACAACACCTTGGACTTTAATTTCAAATGTTGCTTTAGCTGTAGGTAAAGATATTGATTATGTAAAAATAAAAACAGAAAAACATGGAATCTTGTATTTAGCAGAAGCACGCTTATCTGTAATAAAAGAAGAGTATCAATTAATTTCTAAGTTAAAAGGAAAAGATCTTTTAGATAAAAATTATGAACCGCTCTACTCTTACGTCCCAGTTGAACAGAGAGCTTGGTATGTAATTGCCGGAGATTTTGTAAGTACGGAAGATGGAACCGGAGTAGTTCATATAGCTCCTGCATTCGGTGCTGATGATTATGAAATTTCAAAAAAATATAATTTACCGTTTGTTCAGCCTGTTACTAAGGGTGGAAGATTTACAGATGAAGTAACAGATTTTGCTGGACGACTTGTTAAGACAATTCAATTTGAAACCCATGAAGAAAAAGGTGTTGATCCGGATATCATCCGCAATTTGAAAGAACGCGGATTAATTTATAAAGCGGGTAATGATTATACGCACTCGTATCCGCACTGTTGGCGTTGTGATAATCCGTTAATCTACTACGCAAGAGATAGCTGGTATATCCGTACTACCGACGTTGCAAAACGAATGATAGAATTGAATAAAACAATTAATTGGTATCCGCCCGAAGTTGGTTCCGGTCGCTTTGGTAATTGGCTTGAAGAAAATAAAGATTGGTCACTATCTCGCGATAGATATTGGGGAACACCACTTCCGATTTGGTTAAATGATGATGGTGATATGATTGTTGTTGGTTCAATTTCTGAATTGAAAGAAGGATTTATTGAACGGGATGGGAAACGAATTTCAGTTAAGGATTTACAAGCTGATGAGATTGATCTGCATAAACCTTTTGTAGATGAAGTAAAATTTGAACGGAACGGAAAGATTTATAAACGTACTCCTGAACTAATTGATGTTTGGTTCGATAGCGGTGCAATGCCGTTCGCACAATATCATTACCCGTTCGAGAATCAAGAATATTTTAAGGAAAACTATCCGGCAGATTTTATTTGCGAGGGCATAGATCAAACACGCGGCTGGTTTTATACTCTTCATGCAATCGGAACAATGTTATTCGACAGCATCTCGTACAAAAATTTGATCGTTAACGAATTAGTCCTTGATAAAGCAGGACTGAAGATGTCGAAATCGCGTGGCAATACAGTTGATCCATTTTCTCTTTTTGAAAAATATGGTGCAGATGCAACAAGATGGTATTTAGTTACTACCAGTCCCCCGTGGAAACCAACTTTGTTTGATGAAGAAGGAATAGCTGAAGTCCAGAGAAAATTTTTCGGGACTTTAATCAACACATACAATTTCTTTGTCCTTTATGCCAATGTAGATAAATTTAATTTTTCCGAAAAAGTTATTCCATATAAGGAAAGATCGGAAATAGACCGCTGGATAATTTCTAAACTTAATTCTGTTGTAAAAGAATATGATGAGTTAATGATTAATTACGATGTTACAAAAGCTGCAAGATTAGTTTCCAATTTTACAATTGATCAGCTTTCAAACTGGTATGTACGCAGAAGCAGAAGACGTTTCTGGAAATCTGAAATGAATAAAAATAAATTCTCTGCGTATCAAACTCTTTATGAATGTTTGGTGACGATCGCAAAATTAACTTCACCGTTTGCGCCTTTCATTGCAGAAGAATTGTATCAAAACTTAAACAAGGCAACAAAAAAAGAGAAGTATGAATCAGTACATTTAACTGATTATCCGGAGATTACTTATTCCGAACCTAAACTTGAAGTGAAGATGGATATTGCTCAGCGGATCGTATCTTTAACAAGATCAATCAGAGCTAAAAACGAGTTAAAGGTTCGTCAGCCGTTAAGTTTGATGATGGTTCATGTTCAACCTGAAGAAATAGATCATGTTCTTGAAATGAAAGATATTATTCTTGAAGAAGTAAACATCAAAGAATTAAAATTTGTAGATGAAGATGCCAACTTTGTTCAGAAAACCGTAAAGCTGAATTTTAAGGTAGTCGGTAAAAAATATAAAGAGCATGTTAAAACATTACAGGAATATGTTAAGACACTTTCGAATAAACAAATTGATGATCTTGAACAAAACAAACAGATAGATACACCGGTTCAAGGATTATTATTGAGTCGTGAAGATGTTGAAATATTTGCAAGCGGTATAGAGGGATGGATAGTTGTAAGTGAAGGTAATATTACGGTTGCTGTTGATACCCATGTGAATGCAGAATTAATAGCTGAAGGATATGCAAGAGAATTTGTTAATCGTGTTCAGAACATGAGAAAAGATGCCGGCTTTGATGTGATTGACCGTATCAGTGTGTCATTTAAAAGTGAACAAAAAATGGTTGATTATGTATCCAAATTTTCTGATTATATTTCAAGTGAAGTACTGGCTGATTCTCTCGAATCAAAAAATAATATTGTAGGTTTCAAACAAGAATTTAAAATAGGCGATTATGATTGTACGATTGTGATCGTTAAGATAAAGAATTAAATAGGTAAACGGAGGCACTAATGACTACTAAAAAGATTAATAAAAAAACCGCAAAAAAATCCACCGCTAAAAAGAAATCAATTAAAAAGCCGGTGAGAAAACTAAAGAAAATAAATAAGGTGAAATCTGCTAAACCAAAAACAGCACTTAAAAAGAAATTGAAAGTTCAGAAAGTATCCAAATCTCGTAAACATGTGGAAGTTATTTCCCCAACAAAAAAAGTTAGAAAGATTCAGGGTTATTCAAAAAAAGATTTAGAAGAGTTTAAGAAAATAATTTTTGATAAGAGAAATGAGATCATTGAACAACTGCAATCGCTGAAAGACCAAATGATGGATCCAACTACTGGTCAATATGTAAATGAAAGTTCACCCTACTCACTGCATATGGCTGAACAAGGAACTGACGCGATGGAACGAGAAAAACTTTATTTGTGGGCGCAGAGAGAAAATAAATTTCTTGGTTATTTAGATGACGCACTTCAACGTATTGATAATGGAACATATGGGATCTGCATTGAATGTATTGATGAACCGCAGAATCTTTGTCCGACATGTCCGCTTATACCGAAAGACAGACTTGTAGCGGTGCCGCATACTCAGCACTGTTTGCAAGTAAAGCAAAAAATGAAATCAATGTAAAATCACTTTTCAGAAAATAGGAATTGTCTTGAGAGTATTATTCGTTTCGTTGTCCATTGTAATAGCCGATCAATTATCAAAATTTTTTGTTAAAGGGGGAACAATCCCTTTGCTTAATCTTCACGTTAACGGGATGAGTTATGGGGGAAGCGTTAACGTAATTGGGGATTTTTTCAAACTAACTTTTGTAGAAAATCCCGGCATCGCATTTGGGATTGATGTTAACGGAGTATCAAAATTATTATTATCACTTTTTACTCTACTGGCAAGCCTCGGTGTTTTTTATTATTTGTGGAAATCGAAAGAACAAAAATTAATTATCCGTCTTGCCCTTGCTTTTATTCTGGGTGGTGCGATCGGTAATTTAATTGATAGAACTTTTTACGGACTATTTTACGGTTATGCACCTTTATTTTACGGGAAGGTTGTTGATTTTTTCAATATGGACTTTTTTGATTTTACTATTTTCGGAAGGACTTATGATCGTTTTCCAATATTTAATATTGCAGATTCTTCTGTAACTATTGGTGTAGCACTGCTTTTATTATTTCATCGAACGCCTACTGTTGATGCTAAGGGAGTAGAATCAGAGACAATTGATACAACATTGAATAATAATTTGACCATTCCGGAAAAGAATAAAGAGATTAACAATTCAGAAGCAACTAATTCTTCTTTGAGCGAAAACAATAAGAATAATGTCGAAAATTATAAACGAGAAGAAATTCAAAATTGATGTTCCTGATGGTAAGAAAAAAGAACGCATTGATGTTTTTCTAGCCAATTCAATAGAGAATGCCACCCGCTCGCGAATCCAAAAATTAATTAGAGCAAATTGTGTTTTAGTAAATGGGAAAGTTATTAAAGCTAACTATCTCATTTGCCCAAAAGACATAGTAGAAGTTACAATTCCCACATCGCCACGTCCTGAAAAAAATGAAGCTGAAGATATTCCGCTCGATATAATTTATGAAGATGAAAATCTTTTAGTAGTCAATAAAGCAGCAGGAATGGTTGCACATCCTTCTTTGGGAAATTACACAGGCACACTTGTTAATGCGCTTCTTCATCATACAAAAAAGCTAAGCGCACTTAACGAACCTGGACGTCCGGGAATTGTCCACAGGATAGATAAGGATACAAGCGGACTACTTCTAATTGCAAAAGATGAATGGACCCACGCTAAACTAGCAAAACAATTTTATGATCATTCTATTGATCGCGAATATTGGGCTGTATGCTGGGGCTTGTTTAAGAACAAGAAGGGTGAAGTTATCGGAAACATTGTCCGTTCTACAAAGGATCGAAAAATTTTTACTGTTAGTGAATCTGAAGGCAAGCATGCACATACTTTTTATGAAGTAATTGAAGAATTTGAATTTGCATCTCTAATTAAATTAAAATTGAAAACCGGGAGAACTCATCAGATTCGTGTTCATATGTTGCATATTAAGCATCCAATCTTTGGCGATCCGACATACGGAGGAAGAATAATAGTTTACGGATCTGCTTTGCCAAAAATAAAAGCCCGAGTTGATAATTTATTGGAGATCATGAAACGGCAAGCTCTTCATGCTAAAACGCTTGGTTTTATTCATCCGCAAACAAAAGAAAAAGTTTTTTTAGATTCAGAACTACCGGAAGATTTTGAAAAACTTTTAAGAAAGTTACGCCCGTAACAAAAATCATACGCCTATATTACGCTTCAATTAATTAGGTAGCTAATTTAACGAATTCTTGGATTGTTAAGTCGCTAAGGATTGTGATTATTGAAGACGTAAAAGCCGAAAGTTGATAAGACTGAGTTTGCACTTAAAATAAAAAACCCCGCATGTGCGGGGTTTTTTAAGAAATATATATAGATGAATTATTTAACGAGAAGCATCTTGTTAACTTTAACAAAATTATTAGCTTCGATACGATAGAGATAAACACCCGAAGCCATATTTTTTGCTTTCCATTCGATTGTATGTGTACCTGCAACTAATTCATTATTAACCAAAGTTTCAACTTCTCTACCAAGTGCATCAAAGACAGTTAACTTAACATGTCCGTTGTTTGGTAAAGCAAATTTAATATTAGTTGTTGGGTTGAATGGGTTCGGATAATTTTGATACATAACATACTGTGTTGGAATAGCTTCTTCTTTCTCAACAGCTGTTGCAATACCTAATGAAACCATAGCTCCTTTTAAGCCAGAAACAATATATTTTGGATTATGGATTCCAAAACTTGCATCAGATTCAACTGCTTTAGCATTCCAATAAGCTTTCAATTGTGTTGGTGTCCATGTTTTGCTTGGACTTGCAACCTTTCCACCACTTTGAGGTAATGCTGCATAAATTTTAGCAATCATACCTTTTACTTCATCTTGTAATCCTTGAACAATACCGTTATTATCATTATCACCGTTACCATTAAAGAAAAACTTTACATCTGAAAATGAAGTACCCAATGTTGATCCATGACATGTTGCACATACGTCCATATTATCTACACCATTTGGATCACTCATCCTAAATGTATGTCCGCCGCTCAGAATTAAATTTTTATTTACATCAATTCTACTATTAAAATTATACATGTGACATTTAACGCAAGCATCAGCTGTATAATCAAAATGGAAAGACGTTGCTAATTTAACACCACCCAATTCTAACAAGTTGCTGCTCATTAATATATCACCTTGTACACCATAATGAGGCCCTATACGTGTGGTTGTACCAGCAATCATATTAGCAACATTATTATTAGCTTCTTCTCTAGCATGATGGCAGTTGAAACATGTTGTACCCATACCAGCTCCTGTAACATTCACTTCGATTGGTGTACCGCCAGGTGTGGTTGGATTTGGTCCATAAATAGTTGCTGTAACTTTTCTTAGTTGTCTGACATTAGTTGCATCGTGAGGATCGTGACATGCAACGCAGGAGATTGGATAATTGTTTGCATCAAAATAAGGATCGGTCGTTGAAACGCCATCAACATATTGAGCGAAACCTTTGCCTGTATGGCATCTTACGCAAGATTCACGGCCAGAACCACTTTCATTAACTACAGTACCATTAGCCAATGTATTATTGGAGTGAGCAGCAGCTCTAAATTGTCTTGATACAATGTGATTAGTTCCAGATTCATGGCAAAATGCACAAACATCATCATTAAATGTTGCAACCATTCTTTCATCGCTTGTATTTCCTAAGTGAGCACTTGCAGGACCATGACAAGCTTCACATTGAATGTTACCCCTCTTCATTGCATCAGGAAATTGTGTAACCAGAGTATTATATGTTGTAGTTGTTAGTACAGTAGGATATGTAAAAGTTAAATCATCAAATCCATCGTTCTTAGCAGTTGGGTTATCGTCGTAACCTGTTGTATGGCATTTAATACAGGATGCACTGTAATGATCTGTAGGACCACTGAGTCCAGGAGTTGCACTCATTGCTCTTGTGAACATAGATGAGTGTAAAGTTCCTTCAAAAGAAGTTACTTTACCAGGATGACAAGTACTGCAGCTTAATTTTGTATCAACACCATTTATTACAGTATTCTTATAACCAAGATATTTAGCAGCATTGAATACAACTGTTTGTGTTAAACTACCATCTGTAAAAGTAACAGAATAAGTACCAGCAAGATCAGCTGTAAAATATGCAACTTGTGTAGAATCGTTTTGTTTATCTTTCGTTGTACCAATTGCTGCAGTGGAACCGGAAGGTTTACGTGATACCGTCCATGTTGCCGCTGTACTAATTTTTGCTTTCGTCCCTTTAGTTCCAACTTCAATAGCTTGTAAATATACTTTAGTACCAATACCCACATTTGTCAAACCTGTATACCTAAAATCATAGATATCAGTTGTTGAAAGTGAAACCATGTAAGGAGTTACACCGTACGGATTTAATGAAAGTGTAACGTTAGTTTGAGCATGCAGTGTTACTGATAGAAGGGTAAGAACGAAAAATAGAGTTGTAATTTTTCTTTGCATAAATTTCCTCCGGTGATTAGAGTGTTTTGTTATTTGTTGATAGGTTTTTTTCATTCTAAGATAAAAAGACTTACTTGAGTTTTGATATATTTTCTTGATAGAAATATAGAAATTAATTCAAAGATGTCAAAGTCCGTTGATAAATTTATTTTTATAAATTCAATCAATTTATGTTATGCAAGAATTGTTCCTTCAATATATTTGTATAAACTAAGCTCTATTCGTATATTTTTTCTCATAATTTGGAAAAAATGATGAAGATTTATAATACTTTTACCAAAACAAAGGAAGAATTCCAGCCAATCAACCCTCCAAACGTAACGATGTACATGTGCGGGCCCACGGTTTATAATTACTTCCATATAGGAAATGCAAGATCATTTGTAATGGCGGATATTGTTCGGAGATATCTCGAGTTCAAGGGATTTGATGTAAAATTCACTATGAATATTACAGACGTTGATGATAATATTATCAAAAAATCTAATGAAGAGAAAAAATCCACAACGGATGTTGCTGGTTTTTATACTGAAGCATTTTTCGAAGATGTAAAAAGACTGAAAATTAAAACAGCTAGTATTTATCCTAAAGCAACTTTACACATTTTAGAAATGATAGATGTTATTAAAGAATTAGAGAAAAAAGGATTTGCTTATAATGTAAACGGAAATGTGTTTTATGATGTTTCAAAATTTTCAAATTATGGAAAACTTAGCGGTAAGAATACGGAGGATTTAGAATCAGGCGCACGCGTTGATGTGAATGAAGAAAAACGAAACCCGCTCGATTTCGCTCTATGGAAAAAAGCAAAAGAAGGGGAACCAAGCTGGGATAGTCCTTGGGGAAAAGGAAGACCAGGTTGGCATATTGAATGTTCAGCCATGAGCACAAAGCATTTAGGCAAATCAATTGATATTCATGCTGGGGGAAATGATTTGATATTTCCACATCATGAAAATGAAATTGCTCAGAGTGAAGCTTGCTTTGGACAAAAATTTGTTAAATACTGGCTGCATTTTGGATTCTTAAATATTCAGAATGAAAAAATGTCTAAATCACTTGGAAATTTTTTTACTGCGCGTGAAGTTCTGGATAAATATCCCGCCGAAGCTATTCGATTATTTTTTGCTCAAACTAATTATGGTGGACCACTAAATTTTAGCGATGAATTATTGAATTCAGCTCAAAAAGGTTATGAGAAAATACTTAACCTTGCTAAAAAAATTGAGCGGGAAATAAAGCTTGATACTAAAAGTGGAGTTATTCCTGAATTTGATCTAAAAAAATATTACTCTGATTTTGAAAAGGTAATGGATGATGATTTTAATTCACCTCAAGCTGTTGCGGTTATTTTTAATTTTATCAGAGCGGCTAATAAAATAATTGCTGGGAATAATAATATTGATTCGACTTTCTATCATGGACTGAAAAAATTTCTTAAGGATACTGCAGAGAATGTATTAGGGATAATTCATCTTGATGATTTGACTAACGAATTAAATTCGGATATCGATAACAATCAAATAGAATTGTTAATCAAAAAAAGAGATATAGCTAAAAAAGAAAAAAACTTTGCTCTTGCAGACCAAATAAGAACAGAATTAACTAATTTAGGCATCATACTCCAGGATAGTAAAACTGGTACTACTTTTAAGAAAATAAATCTGAAATAGATTAAGATTATCTCTAACTTTAACAAACTTCGAAAGTAAAAAATGAAAAAACATTTCTTGATAATACTTTTATCTTTAGCTTTTTCTTATCAATTATTTTCACAAGGGACAGGCGGTACTAATGCTAAATTTGAATATCGCCGATTGATTGATCTTCCAACCGCAGGCATTCTTGAAAAAGGTTTCGCCGGAGTTACGCTCGATGTAATGCCGGTTGGTGTTGTTATTACAAGAATTGAAGTTGGTGTCGTTGATGGATTTAGTTTTGGTATTTCATACGGCGGTAAAAATATTATTGGTAGCGGAGATATTGATTGGAATAAATGGCCGGGCGTAAATATTAGAGCAAGAATTGTTGATGAAACTCAATTATTTCCTGCTTTTGCTATCGGTTTTGATTCCCAAGGGAAAGGGGCTTATAACAGAGATCTCTCAAGGTATCAAATCAAGTCCCCCGGTTTTTTCGTAGCTGCATCTAAAAATTTTGAACTATTTGGTTATTTGAGTATTCATGGTGTAATTAATTATTCGATGGAACGAGATGATGGTGACAAAGATTTGAACTTAGGTATAGGGTTTGAAAAAACAATAGGTTCAAAAGTTTCTTTTATCGGTGAATATGATTTTGCTGTAAACGATAACACAGGTAATTCTTTAGGGAAAGGAAATGGTTATTTGAATTTCGGTCTTCGCTGGTCGGTTGGGGATGGACTAACTCTTGGTCTCGATTTACGTGATTTTCTAAACAATAAACGTATTGACGGAAATAAAGCCGATCGTGGAATTTTTGTAGAATATGTAAAATCGATCTTTTAAATCAAATTGTATTCATAATCACACACATCAGTTTACTGATATAGACACAATTCAGTTTTATTCTTTCTTTTTACCTTTCATTTAATCATTAATTAGGTATAATTTTTGAATATATAAATTATCATTTGAGAATGGTGCTATTATGAAAACTTTAATTCGACTATTAATTGTATTACCTCTTCTTACGCTTGGAGGGTGCTACACACAAATTGCTTTTCGTGATTATACTCCCAAGGACTCTCGTTTTGAAAAAGGAGAAGATGAATATGCATACGAGGATCAAGCCGATTCCAATTATTACAATGATAGTACTTACGATAGTTTCTATCAAGATTCTTACATCCCTGGTTACAGAAGATTTCTTGGAAGTTACTATCCATCACTCGGTTTCTCATTCGGATTAGCATACGATCCTTATTATTACAGTTTATTTGGATGGGATAATCCTTACTGGTATTGGAGATATAATTCCATTTGGAATAATGGATATTACGGGTATAACTATGGTTATCCATACTATTGGAATAATTATAACTCAAACTGGAATAATTATGCCGGCAGTATAATTAAATACAGAAATAACGTAAGTACAAGAACAAGAGATAACGATGGTCAACGCGGTAGAGGTGGAAGCGGAGTAAGCGATCCAGGCAGAACTAGTACAAACTATACTACTCGTGATAGGACTGATCGCGCTAATGAAGTTGATCTTGGAAAAGTTAGAGTTTCAAGAGATGCAAATAATACAAATAACGGAACCCGTGTATCATCCCCAAAGAATAATAATCCATCAACACGTAATGGAAACACGCGAACGCGTGTGCGTAGCAATGCTAATGACAGTAAATCTACACAACCGGCAACACGTGGAAACGATGCATCCCGCGGACGCAGTCAATCTACACAACCAGCAACAAGAGAAAGAACATCTGCACCATCATATTCTCCGCCTCCTTCGTCTCGGTCTAATGAAGGATCAAGATCCAGCAGTTCTGGCAGCTCTAGCAGTGGTTCGCGTTCAGGCAGTAGTTCTGATAGCGGAAGGAGACGTTAATAAATGCATTTTCAAAAAATTTGGTGGAGGGATTCAAAATGAAAATCTTATTTAAAATTATTTTTGCCATCGGTATTATTCTAGTCTTCTCTGATATAACGATAGCACAAAATTACAATGATGTTTTCAGATTAAGTGAATCGGGAATAGTTCTTGGTGCAAGATCATTAGGAATGGGTAATGCATACACCGCTGCCGGTAATGATTTATCAGCAACGATGTTCAATCCGGCTGGTTTGGCATTAATTAAAAAAGCCGAACTATATACAGGATATAATTATAATAACTACGATAATAGTGTTGGATTCTTTGACAAGAATTCTCAATTATCAAATAGTATTTCAAAGTTAGGACAATTTGGTGTTGCACTTCCGATGCCCACTATACAAGGAAGTTTTGTTCTAGGTTTTGGTTATACTCAAGTAAAAGATTTTAATGGAACATTGGGATTTAATGCTTTCAATTCAGGTGCCAATTCTTACATCCAGGATCTCACGTATTCTCCTTACATGGCAGATCGAGATATTGCATTTAAGCTTGCACTTAGTTACCCGTTGTACTCCAATAACGGTACTTATCTAAGAGATACAACTCGAATCAACGGTAAATTGAATCAACGCGGGAATATTTTACAAGATGGTTCACTAAATGCCTGGTCATTTTCAGCAGCAATTGAAGTTGAGAAAGATATTTTTATTGGAGCTACCATTAATCTTTACTCCGGAAACTTTAATAAGAATAGAGATTACAGTGAAGAGGACGTAAATAATATTTATCCGGCATCGGTTTTATTAGACCCAAGCGAACCAGTTTCGGCTGATTTTAAATCATTTACATTACACGATAGAATCTCTTGGGATATTTCCGGTTCTGGATTTAATATCGGTGGTCTAATGAAAATGAATAAGAACTTAAATATTGCGGCTAACATTAAATTCTCAAAAACATTTACAGTAAAAGAAACTTATTATGTTAATGGCACGAGTTATTTTGGACTTGATACAAGATTTGTTTTAGACCCGGCAATTGATTCAAAAAGCGATTATGAAATTACTACTCCTGCGGAATTCACTTTTGGCGCTTCTTATATACTGAATAATTTAACCGTAAGTGCTAACGCAACAATGATTGATTACAGCAGCGCAAAATTTAAATCCGGGTTTGATTTAATTGGTTTAGATAATAAAAATTCTGATATAAAATCAATGTTCAGATCGGTTGTTAATTTAAATGCGGGATTTGAATATGTGCTTTCTTCTACTAACCTTGCTATTAGAGGCGGATTTATTCTAATGCGTTCACCATTCAGAGATGATCCAACTGAGTATGATAAAAAATTTCTAACAGTTGGAATTGGTATCCATCTCACAAATTCCATAACAGTTGATGGTGCGTATGCATATGGTTGGTGGAAAGATTATGGCGACAATTATGGCAGCGGATTATCGCGCACATATCAGGACATAAAAAATCAAAACATTATTACTTCATTGAAATATAATTTCTAATCATTCATAATAACATCTCGATTGACAACCCTTAATAAGCACCTTATTTTTAAGGTGCTTTTTTATTTATAACGGAGGTTACAATACAGGGCATTATTTTCAAAATTGAGAGTAAAGATTATTATTTATTCGATTCTAATGGAAAACAAATCCGTTGTTCTTTAAGAGGAAAATTTCAAAAAGATTTTGCGCTTAAAAGAAATAAACTTTACACAGTTGATATTGTTGCCGTTGGTGATAAAGTAAATTTTGATATGAATAACGACGGCTCCGGTGTTATTAACGAAATACTTCCAAGAAAAAATCATATCTCAAGAAAAGCCCCTCGCATAAAAGGAGCCGGTACCCGCGGTGAAAGGCTGGAACAAATTATTGCTTCAAACGTTGACAACTTAGTAATTGTAAGCAGTTGCAAATCACCTAAATTCAATAATCGTTTGATTGATAGATTAATTGTCTGTGCGGAAAGTTCTCATATAAATCCAATTATTGTTTTGAATAAAACTGATCTGGATTCACATTCGCATTACGAAGATATTATTAAACTGTATTCTTCCATTGGATATAAAATAATTTCTACAAGTACAGTCACTAAAAACGGTATTGATGAATTAAAAAATAGTCTATCGGGAAAAGTTAATTTGATTTGGGGTCAATCAGGTGTAGGGAAATCATCATTATTGAATGAAATATTTCTCGGTCTAAATTTGAAGATCGGTATAATCAGTAATTCGACCTCTAAAGGAAAACATACAACTGTAACAAGTTTACTCTTAAGATTTGATAACGACACATCAGTA is a window encoding:
- the ileS gene encoding isoleucine--tRNA ligase, whose protein sequence is MFKRFDEKINYPKIEEEVLKFWQENQIFEKSISSRPKSKPFTFYEGPPTVNGKPGIHHVMARALKDLVCRYKTLKGYQVHRKAGWDTHGLPIEIALEKELNFTQKSDIEKYGVAAFNQKAKDLVYQHIEMKEGWRTLTERMGYWVNLNDPYITCTNEYIESVWWALSEYFKKGLIYKGFKIVPQCPHCETPLSSHELALGYDDVQDPNVFVKFKLQNEDASILVWTTTPWTLISNVALAVGKDIDYVKIKTEKHGILYLAEARLSVIKEEYQLISKLKGKDLLDKNYEPLYSYVPVEQRAWYVIAGDFVSTEDGTGVVHIAPAFGADDYEISKKYNLPFVQPVTKGGRFTDEVTDFAGRLVKTIQFETHEEKGVDPDIIRNLKERGLIYKAGNDYTHSYPHCWRCDNPLIYYARDSWYIRTTDVAKRMIELNKTINWYPPEVGSGRFGNWLEENKDWSLSRDRYWGTPLPIWLNDDGDMIVVGSISELKEGFIERDGKRISVKDLQADEIDLHKPFVDEVKFERNGKIYKRTPELIDVWFDSGAMPFAQYHYPFENQEYFKENYPADFICEGIDQTRGWFYTLHAIGTMLFDSISYKNLIVNELVLDKAGLKMSKSRGNTVDPFSLFEKYGADATRWYLVTTSPPWKPTLFDEEGIAEVQRKFFGTLINTYNFFVLYANVDKFNFSEKVIPYKERSEIDRWIISKLNSVVKEYDELMINYDVTKAARLVSNFTIDQLSNWYVRRSRRRFWKSEMNKNKFSAYQTLYECLVTIAKLTSPFAPFIAEELYQNLNKATKKEKYESVHLTDYPEITYSEPKLEVKMDIAQRIVSLTRSIRAKNELKVRQPLSLMMVHVQPEEIDHVLEMKDIILEEVNIKELKFVDEDANFVQKTVKLNFKVVGKKYKEHVKTLQEYVKTLSNKQIDDLEQNKQIDTPVQGLLLSREDVEIFASGIEGWIVVSEGNITVAVDTHVNAELIAEGYAREFVNRVQNMRKDAGFDVIDRISVSFKSEQKMVDYVSKFSDYISSEVLADSLESKNNIVGFKQEFKIGDYDCTIVIVKIKN
- a CDS encoding conjugal transfer protein TraR; translation: MTTKKINKKTAKKSTAKKKSIKKPVRKLKKINKVKSAKPKTALKKKLKVQKVSKSRKHVEVISPTKKVRKIQGYSKKDLEEFKKIIFDKRNEIIEQLQSLKDQMMDPTTGQYVNESSPYSLHMAEQGTDAMEREKLYLWAQRENKFLGYLDDALQRIDNGTYGICIECIDEPQNLCPTCPLIPKDRLVAVPHTQHCLQVKQKMKSM
- the lspA gene encoding signal peptidase II, whose product is MRVLFVSLSIVIADQLSKFFVKGGTIPLLNLHVNGMSYGGSVNVIGDFFKLTFVENPGIAFGIDVNGVSKLLLSLFTLLASLGVFYYLWKSKEQKLIIRLALAFILGGAIGNLIDRTFYGLFYGYAPLFYGKVVDFFNMDFFDFTIFGRTYDRFPIFNIADSSVTIGVALLLLFHRTPTVDAKGVESETIDTTLNNNLTIPEKNKEINNSEATNSSLSENNKNNVENYKREEIQN
- a CDS encoding RluA family pseudouridine synthase — its product is MSKIINEKKFKIDVPDGKKKERIDVFLANSIENATRSRIQKLIRANCVLVNGKVIKANYLICPKDIVEVTIPTSPRPEKNEAEDIPLDIIYEDENLLVVNKAAGMVAHPSLGNYTGTLVNALLHHTKKLSALNEPGRPGIVHRIDKDTSGLLLIAKDEWTHAKLAKQFYDHSIDREYWAVCWGLFKNKKGEVIGNIVRSTKDRKIFTVSESEGKHAHTFYEVIEEFEFASLIKLKLKTGRTHQIRVHMLHIKHPIFGDPTYGGRIIVYGSALPKIKARVDNLLEIMKRQALHAKTLGFIHPQTKEKVFLDSELPEDFEKLLRKLRP
- a CDS encoding T9SS type A sorting domain-containing protein, giving the protein MQRKITTLFFVLTLLSVTLHAQTNVTLSLNPYGVTPYMVSLSTTDIYDFRYTGLTNVGIGTKVYLQAIEVGTKGTKAKISTAATWTVSRKPSGSTAAIGTTKDKQNDSTQVAYFTADLAGTYSVTFTDGSLTQTVVFNAAKYLGYKNTVINGVDTKLSCSTCHPGKVTSFEGTLHSSMFTRAMSATPGLSGPTDHYSASCIKCHTTGYDDNPTAKNDGFDDLTFTYPTVLTTTTYNTLVTQFPDAMKRGNIQCEACHGPASAHLGNTSDERMVATFNDDVCAFCHESGTNHIVSRQFRAAAHSNNTLANGTVVNESGSGRESCVRCHTGKGFAQYVDGVSTTDPYFDANNYPISCVACHDPHDATNVRQLRKVTATIYGPNPTTPGGTPIEVNVTGAGMGTTCFNCHHAREEANNNVANMIAGTTTRIGPHYGVQGDILMSSNLLELGGVKLATSFHFDYTADACVKCHMYNFNSRIDVNKNLILSGGHTFRMSDPNGVDNMDVCATCHGSTLGTSFSDVKFFFNGNGDNDNNGIVQGLQDEVKGMIAKIYAALPQSGGKVASPSKTWTPTQLKAYWNAKAVESDASFGIHNPKYIVSGLKGAMVSLGIATAVEKEEAIPTQYVMYQNYPNPFNPTTNIKFALPNNGHVKLTVFDALGREVETLVNNELVAGTHTIEWKAKNMASGVYLYRIEANNFVKVNKMLLVK